The sequence CGGCGCCCAGGCTCGCACCCGAGGTCACCCCGATGATGTCGGGGCTGGCCAGCACATTGCGCAGCACCGCCTGGGTGACCGCACCGGAGATGCCGAAGCCGACGCCCACCACGATCGCGGCCAGGGCGCGCGGGCCGCGCAGGTCGCGCACCAGGAACATGGTTCCTGAATCGGCTTGGCCACTGGCGACCTGCCACCACAGGCGCACGTCCAGCCCCAGACCCAGGGCGTTGACCAGCAGTAGCAGACCGGCGGCGGACAACATGCCCCAACACAGCAGGGAGCGCCAAGGCAGGGCGGTGCCTCGTCCCGCCTGGGTCGCCGGACGAATGAGCTCAGAGACTGTCAACGGCACTCCTCAGGCGCGAACTGCGCGCAATCACGATGAACAGGGGCGCACCGAGAATGGCCAGCATGATGCCTACGCTCAGCTCGCCGGTGGGCAGCACCAGCCTGCCCGCGGTGTCGGCCAGCAGCATGATGGCACCCCCCAGGATTCCGGAGAGCACCACCGCGCCGGGCAGCCCGCTCGGCGCGATCCGCTTGGCCAGGTGCGGGGCGGCCAGGCCGAGGAAGGCGATGGCCCCCATCGAGGCGGTGGCCGCCGCGGCGAGCACTACCACGGCGAGCAGTCCGATCAGCCGGTCCCGGATGACGTTGCGGCCCAGGCTGGAGGCCACGTCGTCGCCCAGCGCCAGCGCGTCCAGCGAGGAAGCATTCAGCACGGTGAGCAGCAGCCCCAGGAGCAGCCACGGCACCACGTCCCAGAGCACGGAGGCGTCGCGCCCGGAGAGCGAGCCGACGGTCCAGTAGCGGAAGCGGTCCATGGTGACCTTGTCCAGCAGCACGACGGTGCTGGAGACGGCGTTGAGCACCCCGGTGATGATGGTGCCTGCCAGAATTAGGCTGGTGGCGGCGTTGGCGAGCCGGATGCGCGCGGCCAGGCCGAGCACCACGGCGCCGGCGAGCAGTCCTCCGAGCAGCCCGAAGACCGTGTACTGCGCGGGCGACACCAGGTGGAACACGCTGATGGCCAGCACCACGCCGGTGGCCGCCCCGGAACTCACCCCGAGCAGGCCCGGATCGGCTAGGGGGTTGCGGGTGTGCGCCTGGCACAGGGCCCCCGCGACACCCAGCGCGATGCCGCACACCGCCCCGAGCACGGTGCGCGGCACCCGCAGGGCCATGACCGAGGCGTTGGCTTCGGCCAGGTTCCCCGGTGCGCCGCGCAGGTAGGCCAGCACCTCGGCTGCGGGCACCGGCTGGGAACCGTAGAACAGGCTGGCCGCGGCGGCCAGCAGCAAAACCAGGGCGCAGAGCGCGAAAACCGGCAGGCTCCTGCGAGCCCGCCGGTCCACCGCCCGGTCGTGCAGACCGGCGGCCATGCTAGTCCTCGTCGTGGTGGTGGTCGTGGTCTGCCTGGCCGCGGCGCCAGTAGCCGTCGACATCCCAGTTGTCGCGGTCCAGCCCCAGATCGTTCTTCAGATAGCGGCGCAACGGCTTGATGGACATCGACTCGCCGGCCACCCAGATGAAGCCCTCGCCCTCGGGCAGCGGCTGGGCTTTCACCGCCTGCTCCAGCAGGTCGGTGCTCCCGGCCGGGGAGGAACCGCGATGCAGCCAGCGGAGCTGCAATTGCGCCGGGCTGTCCAGAACGATCTCATCGGCCGCGTCGTTGACCTCGATGAACGCGAAGACCTTCGCCTCGGCGCGCAGCCCGGAGACCCATCGGGCCAACGCCGGCAGGGCGGTTTCGTCCGCGGCCAGCACATACCAGTCGAAGACGTCCTTCACCCGGAAGGAGCCGCGCGGGCCGAGCAGGGCCAGCTGCTCGCCAGGCTGCACGGTGCCGGCCCAGCGTCCGGCGACCCCGTGCTCGTGCAGCACGAAATCCAGGTCCATCCACCCCTCGGCCGGGTTGGCGTCCCGGATGGTGTAGTCGCGGCTGGTCATCGAGCGTCCATCGACCCACCGGTCGCCCACCACCGTGGGCAGCACCGGCCGGCCCTGCTCGTCGCGGTCGAAAAACACCTTGACGTGGTCTTCGGCCGCGACGCTGCGCAGCGACTTCAGGTCCTCGCCGGCCACGCGGATGCGGACCATGCGCGCTCCCAGCGGCTGAACCGATTCGACGGTCACCAGCCGGGGCACAAGCGGATGGGTATAGGTGGCGTTTTTGCCGTTTTCCTCGTCCGGTGCGATGATTTCGCCGGATGCCGGATCATGGGTCGTGATAATCATGGTGGGGTCCTTGTGACGTGGTGGCTAGAGGCTCTTGAGCGATTCTTCGATCTGCTCGACCACACGCAGGGCGGCGCCGTAGTTGT comes from Glutamicibacter arilaitensis Re117 and encodes:
- a CDS encoding FecCD family ABC transporter permease; its protein translation is MAAGLHDRAVDRRARRSLPVFALCALVLLLAAAASLFYGSQPVPAAEVLAYLRGAPGNLAEANASVMALRVPRTVLGAVCGIALGVAGALCQAHTRNPLADPGLLGVSSGAATGVVLAISVFHLVSPAQYTVFGLLGGLLAGAVVLGLAARIRLANAATSLILAGTIITGVLNAVSSTVVLLDKVTMDRFRYWTVGSLSGRDASVLWDVVPWLLLGLLLTVLNASSLDALALGDDVASSLGRNVIRDRLIGLLAVVVLAAAATASMGAIAFLGLAAPHLAKRIAPSGLPGAVVLSGILGGAIMLLADTAGRLVLPTGELSVGIMLAILGAPLFIVIARSSRLRSAVDSL
- a CDS encoding siderophore-interacting protein — translated: MIITTHDPASGEIIAPDEENGKNATYTHPLVPRLVTVESVQPLGARMVRIRVAGEDLKSLRSVAAEDHVKVFFDRDEQGRPVLPTVVGDRWVDGRSMTSRDYTIRDANPAEGWMDLDFVLHEHGVAGRWAGTVQPGEQLALLGPRGSFRVKDVFDWYVLAADETALPALARWVSGLRAEAKVFAFIEVNDAADEIVLDSPAQLQLRWLHRGSSPAGSTDLLEQAVKAQPLPEGEGFIWVAGESMSIKPLRRYLKNDLGLDRDNWDVDGYWRRGQADHDHHHDED